The Sus scrofa isolate TJ Tabasco breed Duroc chromosome 6, Sscrofa11.1, whole genome shotgun sequence region AGTGGCAGTCTGTGCTTGACCAGACTGTAGTCACCGGCGTTTGTGGCCCCTGCCCTGCATCCTGTGCATCCCCCCGTACCCCTTCGGAGCTGCTCCTCCCCCTGCCCACAGCCATGGTCTGGGATGTGGCCCAGGCAGTGGCTCAGTCCCTGCTGTGTCCAAGCCTGGCCCAGACCATCACATTGCCGTCATGTGTGGATAAATGCTTGTTGAACGAGGGAATGTGTGACGTGCTCCTGTGACCATATGATGAGGGCGAGGCTCCATGTGTGCATGACTGGTGTGTGGCACTGTGACGTCACTGCACGTGGCCCATAGTTGCAGCCTCGTGTCACAGATGGCCCTGTGGCCCTGTGGTATCCTCAGTAAAATGCCTTATTCTCAGTTCTGTGTCTTTGTTGGGGTCTGGGGAAAGGGAGCACATGGGGCCCCACAACGGGCCCCAGCTTCCCCAGGGGCTTCCTGGGCCAGAGGCCCAGCTGGTTGGAGCAAGAAGTCCTGGACTTTGGGGTGAGGGATGAGGAGGCTGAGTCCCATACCAGCCAGGACCAATCTGGTGGTGCAGGATTCCTGGGGCCGAGAGCAGAACTGGGCGGGGATGGGGTAGATGATATTGGCAGGACTCCTGCCAATCCCTCGCCACACTCGCTTCGCCAGCCAGGTGTGGCCCAGGGAGAGTCTGCTGGAGGGACCTGAGGCCTGTGGATCTTCAGAACGTGCTAGTTGTCACCACCTCCACTTCTGTACACCCTGAGGCCTCAGTTCCCCGGGGATTTGGGGATCCCGTGGGCCCCCAGTCAGGGCTCCTGGCAGGGCTGTGGGGCCATGACTTCTGGGGGATGCAGCCTGGTGTGACCACGGtgggggatgaggaggagggCTGTGGACCAGGCCAAGGCCCCTCACCGGTCCTGCCTACCCAGTGCTCTGGgcccttcccctctcccagggGGCACCTCATGGCCCTGGGGGACAGCCCATCCACAGCCCAGAGGGGACAGGTGTTGGATCCTCTAAAACCCGGGGCTGCTGGGAGTCCAATCCAGTGGGGGTGTCCTTTGGATGGAGGGTCTTTGCGACAAAGGCAGACGGTGGGCCTTTCTGGAGGGAGGGGCTTAATGGTGCAGGAAGGAGGACACACAGAGTGAGGGCACCTTCCTAAAGTGggtacaaaataatttatttaacactGTACAATTCAGGAGGGTGGGATGCGCACCGGGGGCCTGGGCACCCTACCCCTGCCCTCTGTTCCCTGATCACCCAAGGGAAGGGGCCAGCCCCACCTGAGCAAGGGAAGGAGCTGTGgtgaaatgtgaagaaaaaatggagatggagagCCTCCTCCGTTTTCAGCAAGGGGCTGGTCCTGCCGGCCGTTCACAGTGTGTACAAGGAGGGGCCTCACCAAGCCGTCTCTcctgggcctccgtttccccatctcCATgatgggaggtggggatgggTCTTAGGGCCCATAGGAACCTGTGATTCTCGGGAGCTCAGGGGACCTTTTTGTCCACCCCATAGGACCCAGCCCCAGAGAGGGAGGCAAGTGAGCCCCGTGGGGTAGGGAGATGCTGGGGCTCCTCCAGAATCCCGGGCAGGACCCCAGATACCTGCTACACCTGTGACCCCAGCGGTGGGCTGGGCATCCACACGTGGAGCTGGTGACCCTAGTTGTCAGCCAGGGACCCAAATGAGTAGGTCGTGGCAGCAGTGGTGGTGGCAGGGGGCCGGGACAGGCAGCGCAGGCTCCCCGTCTTGAGAGCACACTGCACGGGCCACAGCACCACGCAGAAGAGCACAAGCAGCAAGGCTGTAATGAGTGCCACCCGTCTCCAGTCCCCGCAGCGTGCCCAGCAGCGCGCCAGGCGGCCGCTGCGGCGGGCAGCGCCCAGGGTAGGTATAGGCACAGGGGGCTCAGAGGGCTTGCTCAGGCCCACATCTACGCTGATGAAGCCAGGCGCTGCCAGGCCGGGTGCAGAGGGCTGCGGGCGGCAGCATAGCTTGGTGCCCTCCAGCCACACAGGCTCCTCCCGCCGCAGGTGCGCCGGCATCCTGGCCTGCAGCTGGCGGCTGGTGCGCAGAGCAGGGGCCCCAGCAGCAGGCACAGCCGTGGGCTGCCGGCAGAAAGGGCAGGGCATCGCCTCGCCACCCGGCCGGCCTGAGGGCTGGGCAGCCGCCAGTCGTGCCAGGCACTCCAGGCAGAAGACGTGAGTACAGGAGAGCTCCTTGGGTGTCTTGAAGGTGTTGTCGTAGCCCGAGAAGCAGATGGAGCACTCCAGAGGGGAGGCCACCTTCTCTGAGCCAGGGGTGCCCGGGGACCTGGGGCTGCTCGCTGAGCTGGGGGACCTGggcactgtggctgtggggctgcTCCTGCTGGAAGGCGGCATGACCGGGTGCCACACCCGTGGGCCTGACATGTTCTGGGCTGTGGGACAGAGGTGACCATGAGTGACCTTGCCTGCCCGTTTCCTGCAAGTTCAGCCTGTTGctctctccctgtccccacctATTGCGCCAGCCCCCAAAGATCCCAGGAAGGACACTGCCCATCTGTGGGCCTCTCTGCAAAGTCCCACCTGTCCCTGGCTCAAGGTCTTTCTGCCCAAGTTGTaaccctgccctccctccctcctcacacGCCGAGTCAAGGGGGGGAAccctgggtgggggggcagaCCAGGGCAGATCTGAGGATGGAGCCCGTGGGGCCCACTGCTCATCAGACCCACCCACAGCCCTGTCCTACCTGGCTGTGCCACTGGTCAGAAACaatggtgatgatgacaatggcCCACAGCAGTACCGTTTACAACTGGGCTCTGCCAGGCTGGGCCCTGCTCACGTGATCCGCCACAGCCGCCGCACGGAAGATACAGCTCAGAGGGACCTAGGCTCTTGCGGGGTGTGGCTCCAGGTCAGGCGAAGTGGGTCTACCAGGGATCCCAGTGTGGGCAGCTGATTGGTTGGGGCACACTCAGATTTCAGTCAGTTGTGTGAGGGTGAGGGCCGGGCTGGGTGGTGTGCGAGTTGGGAGTCAGGATCTGGGAGCTGGCCTGAGCTGGTCGGGCTGCAGGAGGTGGGAAGggcctgagcaagggcagtggctgtggcccGAGAAGTGGGTTTGTCTCCCAGCCACGGCCCAAACCTGCAGGGCCAGCTTGTCTGGCGTGTGACAACGGCCCTGAAATGCTCCTCAGCCTGCagcccagggagcaggaggcGGACAGGCCCTGCCGTCCTCTCCAGGCCGGCCCAGCACCTGAAGAGTCCCTTCGGCCACAGCTACCAGCCAGGAGGCAGTGGGATGTCCCCACCTAACCTGTTCCCTCTCACAGGAGTCCCTGCCTCTATCTTCCTGGGGAGGCTCAGGTGACCTGCCTGCTGCCCCTCCACGGAGCCCAGGTCTCCACCCAAGGTGGCCATAGGGGTCCGAGAGGGGGTGACTCGCCCATCACCTTCCCGATGGAGCCCAGGAGGGCCCCCAACAATGACCTGAGCCTGACTTGGTCCGTCCAGGTGGGCTGGTGCAATGACTTCGCAGTGACATGCCACGAAGGCTCAGGTGTCTCCTGACGGTGACAACACTGTGTGATGTCACGGGGGCCTCTGGCATCTGGGCATGAGATAGCGCTAGGTTTTGGTGACAGCAGTCGCCGCAGGCTAGGCAGCAGCCTCAGCAGTATCCGGGGGACTGAAGGCTGTCGTCCCCCAGCCAGCGCACCCCGTGTAACCGGTTCCTTGGCACTAGGCCCCACCCGCCCAAGGACTTGCCCCACCCTGAGCTATGCAGGTGAGAGGTGAGGGCCAGCTGAGCTGGGCTTACCTGGTAGCTGAGGTCAGTGGGACCTGGGCATGACCTCTCGGCCGGCACAGCCAGGCTGGAGCTGCGTGCTCTCTCGTCCCAGCGGTGCTGGCTCCTTCTCCCCCGGGGCAGGCCGGCCTATGCTCTACCTGGCAGGTGTTCCTCTCCAGGGCCAGCCACCAGCAGCTGTGCCAGGCAGGTGGGGCACAGGGGGATGTGTGAGCTCCTCTGGGTGTCGAGCGCTGTCCAGGGCAGCTGGATTCTCTGGGTGTGGGCTCCTGGCAGGTGTATTTATACGCTCGCCTGGATCTCGCTGGCCAGGGGTGCGGCCCGGGGCGTCTGGGATTGGCTGGCCGCCTGTCCTCTCCCTGGCAGGCTGAGCAGCCGAGGGCGGGCAGTCAGAAGTGAGAGGTCAGAGTATGGGGTGGCATTGGGGTCACTCTGGGCAGGTTTGAGGCGGGGACtggacccctgcccctccctcttctgTGGCCCCTGCAACACTGGAGCCGCCCCTCCAAAGACAGATTTGCTCCCCAGCCCTGTTCACATTGGTGGTACGTGAGCTCCTGGGTGGTCCTCCCAGAGGGTGCCTGCAGGGAGCCCCCTTCACAAGCTCAGCTCAGCTTGTCACCCCCGTCCACCTATGGCCTCACTGATGCCCTCCCCCAGAGGAACCCCAACCTCAGCCACGTGGCCAGCCACTCACAAGCACGGCCCCCCCAAACTGGGCTGCTGttgccctgcccacccctccccacctgcagcccttgggggccaggagggagttccctgatcTGGCTCCAGGGTGGGAGTGAAAGGTCAGGGCTGGGATCGCCCCTGAGGGCTGAGGACAAGTCAGGGACCAGACTGGCCATAAGAACGTCCTTACACAAGTAGGGCAGGGGCTCCAAGGATGTGCCCACCCAGCCAGGGGATCCGGAACTCTTCCTGGGGTCTCTGGCAGACCACAGGACTAGCCCGTGCAGAGGTCTGGCTGGGGGCTGGCGAGAGCCTGAGGGCTGAGGCTGGGGACAAGGATGGAGCACGAGGGGGCTGTGCTGGAGGGGTCTGGGTTCTAGCCAATGGCACAGACTGTGACTGCCCATAGCCTCACTGCTCCTGAGAAGTCCCAGCCACTCCCCATCTGACACCTGACACTCCAAGCCCCCACAGTTACAACAGGCTCCCCCACACACTGTGGCTTCCCTGCCTCCTGGCTGTGCACAGCGCCTCCATGCACACCTGAGCCAGACTTGGGCTGGTGGCCCCCCGACTCCTGGGCAGGGGCCCAGGACCTGAGATGGGACCTCAGTCATgagctggggggcggggacaTTGGGCTTGGTGAGGCTTGGAGCAGGAGGCCACCCTGGTGGGGGTTGGCCCACCTCATCCCGCCCACTTGGTAGGTGCCCACTGACCACCTCAGCAGGTTGTCCTCGGCCCTAACATCACTAGGAGCACTGAGGGCCAACAGAAGTCAGAGGCCAGCAAGCGGAAGACCCTACTGCCGTGTTAGGCGGTGGCTGCCCAGAGCAGACTGCCTGGCCACCGGACTCCAGGAAGAGTGGCCACAGCGAGATGGGAGAGGCAGCCGGGCCTACGCTCAAAAGGAGGCAGAGGGGCACCTGTGCTCAGGCAGGGGCCAGGGCTCCCAGGCGCTCCCCGGGCAGGGAGGCGCTTCAGTGACAAGCTTGACAAGGGAATGAGAGCTGAGGGCTCGGGGGTGGGGCTCAGAGGCGGGACAGAGACGGGAAGGGTGGGGGCGCAGAGCATGGAGCCACTgtgagggctgggcagggccatGCATGATGGGGTTCTGGTTCCCATGGGCACGGTGACTCGGGGTCACATGCTGCCTCCAGGAAGTGTCCTCGGTCCTCTGAGGACAACTTCCCAAGGGTTTCTGGGAATATCCGAGCTCTGAGGTCATTCTGAGCTCCTCAGTGGACAGTCAGTGCCCAGAGGCAAAAGGACACGAATACCTGAGGGATGTGCCATCTGGGGTGGTGGCCAGTCTCAGTGCACAGCATCCGGCTGGCACACCTGGTCGCCAGGCACACACCCGCTCAGTCTCTTGACAAGGGAAGGAGCAGCTGTGCCATGTACCACGTGGGCTCCGTGAGTGGGTAAGCGTGTTCACCAGCTTACCTCAGGTGTGAGCACGTGTCCGCGCGGGCAGGAGTGTGCCCGTGAGGGGAGCATGGCTGCTGGCGCGTGACCCCAGAACTGAGACTCACTGGACTTGGCAGAGAACAAGGCCCTCGGCAACCACCCCATCCTGTCATGGCTCTTGGATGTGGGGGCCCGCACTCTGAGGACACCCGGGAGTCCTGCACCGGACACAGAAGTTGTCCTTGGCCGGACAAGCAGAGGAGAGGACCACAGCCTCAAGGCCCACCCTGGCcatggtccccccacccccaggactggGGACTGAACCGGCTTTGAATCCCAGAGCCCTGCAGGAGACGTGTGGAAAGGCGTTTGGGGAGAGGGCACCACATGGGCGTGAAGTCAGATGTCCCCCAAGGCCAGTGCCTGGGGGCATGGGTGGGGCTGAAGCATTCTGGGTGGGGGTTGCCCTTGGGGCCAGCTTCCGCCCACCCTTGCACTCTGGGCTCCTGACAGCTCTGGGTTGCCCTCTGGCCACAAAGCGACACTTCTAGTCCTATCCCACACCCAGCAGTGAGAGCCAGGCGCCCCCGCCCGGCACCACGGCGGGCGCTCCCCTCGCTGACCCCTCACCCCTGCTGGCTTGTAGGGCTTCTCCAGCACCGAGTGAGCGGATGAGTGGACAaacgagctgcagctgtgcccgctgcccacccccgccccccaccaggcTCACCTTGTGGGACGTCTGGGTCCCTACAGTGGCCGACATGgcagagggctgggtggggaccAGTTCCACCCCCCAACCTGCTCTGGCCTAAAGCCCACAAACTGGCCTTATcttggctttccttttttttttggccaccccgcagcatagggagttccggggccagggatcaaatccaagctgcagttgtgactcaTGCCGCAgctgtgatccttaacccgctatgctgggccagggattgaacctgcatcccagagctcccaagacactgccgatcccactgcgccacagcaggagctccatctTGGCTTACGGAGGTCCAGGTAACAggctcaggatggagaaaaactaGGGAGGGGCTTGTGCCGGGTCCCAGCACAGACGCCCTGCCACTGCCagcggccccacccccacctcaggtgCACCCCCCCCCGACTTTTTGGCCCAGATGTCCATCAGATTCCACCCCCCACTATTTGGGGGCCTGAGACAGGTGCACCCAGGCCCAGGGGTGTCCTGCGGCAGAGGGGAGACTGGGGCGACTGAGGCCCACGGGCCGGGCCACACTGCTGGACGGTCATGGGAAGCACGTCGAGTGGGAGCCAGAGGGCTGCAGGGTCAAATTCAGAGCTGAGTTttgctgctgggggtggggcagagctgAGGCCGGGGGCTGTGCGTAGGGGCAAACATTAGAGAAGAGGTGGTTCTGGGGGACCCCGGGAAGACCAAAGGTCATCTTAGGCCCACAGGAACCCCGTGGGAACCCCACAGCCCCTCGAGACTTTTGGCCATGGAGGCAGGTGTTCccagaataaaggacaaaaccTCAAGGAGCCTCCCAGAGGCCCTGGCTATGCTAAGGTGGCTCCTTCAGCACCAAGGCCCAGGGCCACACAGATGCCCCCAGGGGGCCCCCATGACTGCAAACCTTAGGCCAGATGCAGCAGGTGTCTAAGGACAGGCGCCCACGGCTGGTAGCAGATCTGGGGCAGGGACAGGCTCTCTGCCCTGCCCTGATGGTTGCTGCCCCGGCCAGCTCTGGCTGAAATGCCAGAATGAAGCCCACCACCAATTGGTAAATGTCCCCTGGCTCGCCAGCCTCTCTCAGGGCCATCAACTCTCAGGACCCCACCTCCTCAGGGTGACTCCAGCCTGCACTCTGTACCCACGTATGACTTCCTCTGGGAGCTGGGAGCCGGGCGCCGTGGGGCgtggggcctggggcctgtgGTCACTGTGACCTCCGTAGCCCCCACGAGGTCTGGATGCTTTACAGAAAAGCCTCCCTAAGGGGCAGCCACCCTCTTCCCACCTGTCCTGACATCTGGGCCCCTGGGGTGTGCCATCTGCATCCTCCCAAGGATAACGTACTAGGGTGGGGACCCTGCCCAGCAGCTCCTTGGGCCCCGGACTCCAGGAGGAGCAATGGCAGGGGGCGGGGTCCCAGTCCTTGCTAAGGGCTCTCCACCCGGCCAGCCTCACCCCAGCACAGGGAAGCAGTTCTGGCAGTGAGGCTTCACCCGAGCTTAGGAACAGGTGAACCCTGGGGTGGCAAAAGGAAGCCCCGAGTGGTTCATTGACACCGATTTAAGGTGGCCCATCCCTCTCAGCTGCCGGCCAGTGGTCCACTCACATCCTGACCAACAAGCTCCTGTCTATAAACTGTGAACGATTTAGACGCAAATGGCAGCGCAGAAAGGGAGGGAGGCCGGCCACGCGGGCCCCGCCTCGGGCCCCTGGGACACAAATCGGACGCTGAGGGAGAAAACGCCGGTCCCAGGAGAGGGCCTGGGCGGGACGGGCCGCCACCCAGTGCGCAGCAGAGTGGCCTGGATGCTCTGCCCTCTGCAGGAACCGCGGCCATCGGCACCAGCCGAGGCTGGGAACACACAGGGCGATGCCTCGAGGTGGGGACGGCGGAACAGGACTGCTGGCCAGCCAGCAGGGCCCCTGGCAGGTCCAGGTGGCAATTACAGGCAAACGTGGCCCTGGGTGGACAAGGATGGGCAGTACCTGGGGCCCAGGCAAGGGAGCATGTGAGGACAGCACACCTCTTGGACTTTTGTACAAAATGCATTTCTGCTTAAAAACAGACAAGACTCAGCAGGAACCCAGATAACTCCCTTCTGCAGCTCCTGAAAATGGGCAGCCGTAGCCACGGAGGACAGCCCTGCAGGCGTCTGAGCCTGCAGTTGAGGGGGCAGTTCCAAGGCCCTGTTCCACCTCTGTCTGGACGCGGCTGGAGACTCAAAGGCCTCGGCCTCACTGCGCAAGAGGGGCTGCAGAGGCCAGGCAGCCTGCGGCAGGAGTCTGCCCACTGCCGGCCCCAGGGTGCAGGCGTGGGGTGCTGGCCCTGGGAActtgctgtctctctctcaaGGGGCCTGGACCCCACATCGCCTGGCTCCCAAGCCCATTTCGGGACAGAGACTCGAGTGATCCTCTGGCTCAGCCACGCTGAGCAGCTGTTTGCAGAGAAGCGCCTGCAGCAGGTGGCTCCCCCACAGTGGCCGTGGCTGCAGATGGAAGGACCGAGCCAGGGCTGTGTCCTGAGGCCTCGCTGGGTAGCGCCTGGCCTTGGTGCACTGCGCCCCTCCTTGGCGCAGGCGGCGTTGTGGGGGGGCCTCAGGGTCAGACATTGCTGACCCTGGCCTCCACCGAGGAGACGGCAGAGGGGCCCACATCCCTGTGGGGGCGCCGCTCACGCCTGACGTAGCGTGGCTTCCGCACTGAAACAGGGTCAGAGACAGGCAGGGTCAGGACAGGGCAGCCTTGGGGGCGAAAACCCCCTTCCCCGAGGTCCCTCCTCCTCTGGACACCCACCCAGCCCCCCTCAGCCTGGACACAAAGGTGCAGGTCATGTGTGACGCACATCAGAGGGTGGACGGGGTCCCCATGTGTGTCCTTGTCCTGAGCCCGGAACCTGCGGCCGCAGCCTCACTGGGAGGACGGGCCTTGCCGATGGGCTTTAGCTGATGCGCCCTCCATCCAGCGACCAGTGTCCTCACGAGAGGGAGGCAGACAGAGAGGGGACAGGCTGACCGAAGACGAGGGCAGCGGGGTAGGCTGGAGGGAGGCGGCCACACCCAGGAGGCCCTGAGCCCTGGCTTCAGAAGAGGCGGACAGGACCCTCCctggagcctggggtgggagCGCGGCCCTGACGCCTGGCTCCTGGCCGGGGACTCTGAGGGAACACACTTCTGCCATCTCAAGCCCCCGTCACAGCCGCCCCAGGGGAAGAATGCAGGCGCCCACCCCTGGACACAGCATTGCTTTAGAGAAATCAGGCGAGCGTTTCACTGGACAGGGCGGATCTAGCCTTGATCAAGCCACTTCTCTGTCCTCACCCGTCCCCACTCCACACCTCCGCACGGCGGTGACAGTGGCCTGCGAGGAGGCCGGTGACGCCTGCTCTGAGTGACGCTCTGACTGAGGCTGTGTGACTGCTCTGTGCTCATAGCATCAACTGCAGCACCGCTCACGCAGTAAAACTAAAGTGCTAGCTGCTCAGGAGGGGCCCCGGGAGGGCCCTGTGCCAGCCGATCTGCTTCCCActtgggcagagctgggacttggcGAAGGGCCGAGGGCGGCAGAGGTGACCCCTGGTTGCAGTGGGAACCCGCTTCTCTCCACAGACTCAGCAGCTCAGGATAAAAGGGAAAAGGCCGTGGGGCTTGGTTGGTGGCCCAGCAGTGGCCCTGGGCTTGGCGTTTTGAAATTCCCACCAGAGCCCGGGCACCCCCACAGGGCAGGATGAGAGGGGCCGACATACCTGAGGACTGCGGCGGGGGGATCATCGCGGCCTTGAAAAGGGGAAAAGGTGCAGTGAGAACTGCAGGCGGCCCCAGCCCGGATGTCCAGACACAGCCCAGCCCGCCCCTCCCGACCCCCCGCCCCGTACGTACCGCTTCGCCAGGCTGCAGGGCAGGCGCTGTGGGGAAAGACACACTTGTCACTCAGAGGCCACACAGCTGCCTCCgccttggggcggggggcggccccTCAGCCTGGGGGGTCTACTGGCCCAAAGAGGGTCTCCCGAGCTCCAGGCCTACCCTGCCACACCCAGCAGTGCCTTCGGCCTGCCCGGCCCTATTGCCCACTGCACTCAGGCTGGGGTCCACCCAGCACACCGGGGCAAGTCGCCCCCTCCTCAGGGCCCAGCTTCCCACCTTCTTGGTAGGGCAGACAAGCCGGCCTGCAGACCGCTGCCCCAGTCTGGGTCTGGCCTGCAGGACGCAGCCCCAGGTGCCGAGTCACCCAGCACCCCACAGTGCGACCCCACACCACCACCCCAGAGCACGCGAGGAAGCAGCCACCCTCTCACCCTCAGACACGACAGTCGTGGGACAACCCAGTGCCCTCCTGGCTGCCCCAGGAGAGGCTCGCACCTGTTCTCCCACATCTCAGCCCCAGCCCGCCCTTTGCCCGGGGCCTCTGGGGTGGGAGGATACCTCTGCTCCTTCTGTAGAAGAGCCCGGGCAGTTTACTGGCTCGCTTGAGGTAGAAGAACGCAGCCACGGAGAGGATGAGGCCCGCGCTGATGAGAAGTGTCCCCAGGAAGAGGCAGGCTGCCACCTGAGGGCCCCCTGCAAGCGAGGCGAGGGCTGCCAGGGGCAGGCGGAGTGGCCCGGGGCCCCCATGCTCTCCGCCAAGGCTCCAGGGCTCAGGGTCCCCCGAGGAGGCAGCAGTGAAGAGGCTCAGTGCCGCCAGCCCAAGCCCACCTCCATCCTCAACACTCACAGACACGGGGGCCCTCACGCCCCAGCGTGACCAGAGCTCAGAGCAGGGGCTCCCAAGACCCCCTGCCACGTCTCTCAGGAGGCTGCTGGCTGCCACCGGAGGGGCCTTCCTGGCACCGGGACGCCCACCCACCTTCACCCACAGGGTCAGGATAGGAAGACATGTTCAGACACCTGTGCCCTTCTGACCCGAGTACAGCTGCCAGGCCGCCAGGGCCACAGTGGGACCACATTTGCCACCACGGAAACGAGCTCAACACTGGACCGCAGTGCCCTCATCTGCCACAGGCCCAACCCCACGTCACAAGGAGTCAGGGCCGTCTGAGCCTGTCTGACAACATTGCTGCCGCCGGTGCAACGGCCTCAGTGGCCCATGTTGGCACAAGGCCACCAGCTTCTGTCCTGAGACTCATGGGGAAGGTGGACGCTTGGCCAGGTCCCACACGCCCACTGCTGAAGGACAAGAGTCTTG contains the following coding sequences:
- the RNF223 gene encoding RING finger protein 223 isoform X2 → MPEAPVTSHSVVTVRRHLSLRGMSLRSHCTSPPGRTKSGSAQNMSGPRVWHPVMPPSSRSSPTATVPRSPSSASSPRSPGTPGSEKVASPLECSICFSGYDNTFKTPKELSCTHVFCLECLARLAAAQPSGRPGGEAMPCPFCRQPTAVPAAGAPALRTSRQLQARMPAHLRREEPVWLEGTKLCCRPQPSAPGLAAPGFISVDVGLSKPSEPPVPIPTLGAARRSGRLARCWARCGDWRRVALITALLLVLFCVVLWPVQCALKTGSLRCLSRPPATTTAATTYSFGSLADN
- the RNF223 gene encoding RING finger protein 223 isoform X4, whose translation is MALPRAVLLAGLLVEVASKASGSVDQQPECCVDVVDTNATCPGTSLCGPGCYGRWDEDGTVSCVRCRNGTHSSSECRSRGPQVAACLFLGTLLISAGLILSVAAFFYLKRASKLPGLFYRRSRAPALQPGEAAAMIPPPQSSVRKPRYVRRERRPHRDVGPSAVSSVEARVSNV
- the RNF223 gene encoding RING finger protein 223 isoform X3 — translated: MSGPRVWHPVMPPSSRSSPTATVPRSPSSASSPRSPGTPGSEKVASPLECSICFSGYDNTFKTPKELSCTHVFCLECLARLAAAQPSGRPGGEAMPCPFCRQPTAVPAAGAPALRTSRQLQARMPAHLRREEPVWLEGTKLCCRPQPSAPGLAAPGFISVDVGLSKPSEPPVPIPTLGAARRSGRLARCWARCGDWRRVALITALLLVLFCVVLWPVQCALKTGSLRCLSRPPATTTAATTYSFGSLADN